Proteins co-encoded in one Prunus persica cultivar Lovell chromosome G6, Prunus_persica_NCBIv2, whole genome shotgun sequence genomic window:
- the LOC18775639 gene encoding F-box/kelch-repeat protein At3g06240, translated as MNQTAINLRKQRQTQGSADQPDPLEHLITMENQRNLPTEIVSDILSRVPVKSLCRFRCVSKPWLSLITHPDFVKLHYNRAFEKEGILHQRRRVLIDVPGSNSLFSFGIDEFLKRNDHGGDAEVEESDIDCVYCHEELDSGVMLVVPCNGLLFFTVSNLDLYLLNPATRESKKLPGPEGFGMDGCSHHLFGFGFDHSADDYKVVYGRCFDDGVDFGVYMLKTGSWRVIEERYPYKRAVTDDSKGILVNGGFHWLSRRIGDQSIMIMAFLLAEEEVREIEAPPDFTESDLIYFSLGAFRECLCVSQWILQDAGNHEFWVMKDYGVSESWTKIKLSIVMLDSGNILPAPYRTKSHDLLFAKWISDFYLYNFDDHTFRTMSITLFQEFRDAEVYLESLVPLN; from the coding sequence ATGAACCAAACTGCCATCAACCTCAGAAAACAGCGCCAAACCCAAGGATCTGCAGATCAACCGGACCCCTTGGAGCATTTGATCACCATGGAAAACCAGCGTAACCTTCCTACGGAGATCGTAAGCGACATTCTTTCCCGGGTACCAGTCAAGTCCCTGTGCCGCTTCAGGTGCGTATCGAAGCCATGGCTATCTCTGATCACTCACCCTGATTTTGTCAAACTTCACTACAACAGAGCCTTTGAGAAAGAGGGTATACTGCACCAGAGGCGACGAGTCCTAATTGATGTACCCGGAAGTAATTCACTTTTCTCTTTCGGCATCGATGAGTTTCTCAAGCGAAATGATCATGGCGGTGATGCAGAGGTCGAGGAGAGTGATATTGACTGTGTTTATTGCCATGAAGAACTAGATAGTGGCGTTATGCTGGTGGTTCCATGCAATGGGTTGCTGTTTTTCACGGTGAGCAATTTGGACTTGTATTTGCTCAACCCAGCAACCAGGGAATCTAAGAAACTCCCTGGACCTGAAGGGTTTGGGATGGATGGGTGTTCTCATCACCtttttgggtttggatttGACCACTCAGCTGATGATTACAAGGTGGTTTACGGGCGGTGCTTTGATGATGGAGTTGATTTCGGCGTCTACATGCTGAAAACCGGTTCTTGGCGTGTGATCGAAGAGCGCTATCCCTACAAACGCGCTGTAACTGATGATTCAAAGGGGATTTTGGTGAATGGAGGCTTCCATTGGTTGTCAAGGAGAATTGGAGATCAGTCAATAATGATCATGGCTTTCCTCTTAGCTGAGGAGGAGGTTCGAGAGATTGAAGCCCCGCCCGATTTCACCGAAAGcgatttgatttatttcagTCTTGGAGCCTTCAGGGAATGCCTGTGTGTATCCCAATGGATTTTGCAAGATGCAGGAAATCATGAGTTTTGGGTGATGAAGGATTATGGAGTGAGCGAGTCTTGGACTAAAATAAAGCTCTCCATTGTGATGTTGGATTCTGGCAACATTTTGCCTGCCCCTTACAGGACCAAATCTCATGATCTGCTGTTTGCAAAGTGGATAAGCGATTTTTATTTGTACAACTTTGATGATCACACCTTTCGTACCATGTCGATTACCCTATTTCAGGAGTTTCGTGATGCCGAGGTCTACTTGGAGAGCCTTGTTCCGTTGAATTAG